From a single Arachis hypogaea cultivar Tifrunner chromosome 3, arahy.Tifrunner.gnm2.J5K5, whole genome shotgun sequence genomic region:
- the LOC140183336 gene encoding uncharacterized mitochondrial protein AtMg00810-like → MVGCTSCHTPLPSTVKLSAFGGANFHDPALYRSLIGRLQYLAITRPKISFSVHKLAQFVQTPLECHWRMVKRVLGYLSETASYGLSLKKENSMAITAYSDSDWAGDPDDRKFTSGHCVFLGSNLVSWASRK, encoded by the coding sequence ATGGTAGGATGCACTTCCTGCCACACCCCATTGCCCTCCACAGTCAAGTTATCAGCCTTTGGAGGTGCAAATTTTCATGATCCAGCCCTTTACAGGTCCCTGATTGGCAGGCTGCAATACTTGGCAATAACAAGACCTAAAATATCCTTCAGTGTACACAAGCTGGCACAGTTTGTTCAAACTCCATTAGAATGTCATTGGAGAATGGTAAAAAGAGTGCTGGGGTATTTGAGTGAAACTGCAAGTTATGGGTTGAGTCTGAAGAAAGAGAATTCTATGGCAATCACTGCCTACAGTGATTCAGACTGGGCTGGGGATCCTGATGATAGGAAATTCACCAGTGGCCATTGTGTGTTCTTGGGATCAAACCTGGTATCTTGGGCTTCAAGAAAGTAG